The Sinomicrobium kalidii region ATATGGCAGAATTAGGGACAGCCGGGCTTATTGCCGCTGTATCGGTGCTTTGGTTTGAGGTGTTTAAGTGGGTAAAAAGAAAGAAGTATAAGAATGAATAATGTGCCGGATTCAGAGCATGAACGATACCCGGCATAAGAGAAAAAGGGAAGAACGGCAACCGTACTTCAGTTAGTTTTAGTCACGTAGCTTGAACTGTGTTCCCGAGCTATCGGGACCAAAAACAAGATTTAGACAGTTTCTAAGAGTCTGTCTAAGTTTTATCCTTCGGTTCTTTTATGCACCCCCACACGCCGGCTGGCCCCTTCACTAAAAACAGCTGCCAGCTGTTTTCTTAACGTTCGGTCCTGCCATACTTTAGCTATTTTTCGCCACGTAGCTTAGGCTATGTGCCTCTTGCCCTCGCGGCATCCTGGCTCCTTCGCTAAAAAAGTCTACCAGACTTTTTTTATACGCTCGGCCCTGTCTGACAAAAAAATGCACTATAAAATATTCCAAAAACAAAATTTAGACAGACTCTAAGTAATACAAGAAAAAAATGAATACAATAACCCTACTACTTACAATTGTCAATATTTCAATGGTTTTACGGCTGATATTTATCATGGTTTTTGTTTCGGGATACGATTACTTTTGGTAGCGTTTAATGGTTATAAGATAAAACAAGATTGTCACTAATAGACTTTTCAGACAATGCATGGAAATTATTGTCTATGCCTTGAAAAAGTTTAAAAAAGTTCGCTGTCATGAAATATTATTATGGAAGAATACTGGAAGATATTTCTTTTGACGAAGCCGTCAAAAAGGTAATTGAAAAACTATCGGAAGAGGGTTTTGGAGTGCTTACGACAATTGATGTTAAAGAAATATTCCGAAAAAAACTGGAGGTGGATTTCAGGAACTATAAGATATTAGGTGCCTGTAACCCGGCCTTTGCTTATAAAGCCTTACAGGAAGAAGATAAGATCGGCGTAATGTTGCCGTGTAATGTAGTGGTACAGGAAAAAACACCCGGAGTGGTGGAAATAGCTGTGGTTGATCCGGTCGTTTCCATGCAGGGGATTGAAAATGTTTCGCTTAGCGTTATAGCAGGCGAAGTGAGAAGTAAATTACGAAAAGTTGTAGACAAGCTGTAATAATAATGGAAATTGCTTTTTCGGAAAGCAGGATTTTCCATGTTGTTAATATTTCCGAGGATTTCAGTGCATCTTTATCCACACTCATACTTGTTTTTTTACATTCGTAATCGGAGTTGCGGAAACTTCATTTTTTATGATACCTACCATACCATTCTTTTTTCCTTTTAATAGGCTTTCAACGGCCGAAACTCCGAGTCAGCCTCAGCATCCCGTCAAAAACCGTAGGCCTGAAATGACGGTTGTTTACTTTTAATCAAAAAAAGTAAAAAATGATTTTCGGGTCAGGCTAAATTTAATTTTTAATTGATAAATATCATTTTTAACAGATGGAATGTGTGGTACTTTAAGTGCATGAAATTCTTTCTGAGAAAACAGAACAATTTGAGATGTACACCGGGTGTTTCACTTTATAAAAAGCAAGCCGATGAAAAATATAATTCTTCCCACCGATTTTTCCGCTAATGCAAAAAATGCTGCCAATTATGCCATGGCACTTTTCAAGGAAGAGGAATGTAAATTTATTGTACTCAATGCTTTCGGGACAGATAGCGCTACCAATTCCATGTTGTTACAGGCCGCGCATCCGGCTTATGAGGCTGCCCGTGCCAATTCCCAAAACAGCTTAAAGGAATTTGTGGAAGACCTGTCCTCCTCAGATACCGGAGAATATCATTCCTTTGAAACGGTATCGATATATAATTATTTGGCCAGGGCGGTCAATGAGTTGATTAAGGCACACGATATTTATATGGTTGTTATGGGAACACAAGGAGCTACCGGGGCTAAAGAAAGATGGTTCGGCAGTAATACGGTGACGGTTATGGAAAGCGGGTTTAAATGCCCGGTACTGGTGATCCCGGAATCTGCCGGGATCAAGGTACCGCAGGAGATCGTATTTACCACATCCCTGAAACGCCCGTACAGGATGCGGGATATCGCCCCGTTAACAGAACTGGCAAAAAAACATAAGAGTATTGTACGTATTCTGCACGCACAGGATAAAGAACCGGATGAAGAACAACAGCACAATAAAACTGTTCTTACGGAACGGTTAAGCGGGGTAGAAATTTTCTATCATACACTGACGAATATGAATACGGAAATGGCTGTACAGTGTTTTGTTGAAAGCCGGGGAGATATAGATATGATAGCCATGGTAAACCGGAAACACAGCTTGTTCAACAGTATGATAAGAAGGCCGGTGGCGAGGAGTCTGGGCTATCATACCAGGATCCCCCTGCTTGTTATGAACCGTTTATAAGCGTCTCCTTACAGGGTGCTGTACGGTTAAATTTTAACGCAATGTATTTTTAAGACTGATCGACAGAATTTTTTAATTATGAATAAACTACCTCACCATGTATTTACCTATATCCGGAAACACTTCAGGGAAGGGTACTTCAGAAATATTGAGTCTGTACGGGACAAAGACGGTCATTTGCTGTTCCGGGCAAAAATATATGAGAATGAAATCATCCATCATCTTGAATTCAATGCACAGGGCAGATTGTTAAAACACGAAACCGAACCTGTGTTTGAAGAGGATTATTACGAAGGCGGATTTTACGGGGAAGAATGATTCCGGTCATAAATCACTTTATTATCGAATGCTGTACCACGGATACCTTTACATATCTTCAGAAGACCGGGGAGCTCATGATAAGCGTATTTCTTTCCGCCTTAAAGCCTTGAAAACGGGCGTATAAGGGATTTTTGATATTTATTTTCAGTTGACAACCCGGCCATCTTCCAGCTGAATGATACGGTCCGTACGTTCGGCAAAATCGATATCGTGGGTCACTACCAGCAGGGAGAGCCCCTGTTCTTCCTTGAGCTGTTTAAAGATACTAAAGACATTTTCGGAGTTGTAGCTGTCCAGATTCCCCGTGGGCTCGTCTCCCATCAGGATAGAAGGATTGTTGATGAGTGCACGCGCTATGGCTACCCGCTGTTTTTCCCCGCCCGAGATCTGTGAAGCCCGCTTTTTTGCCAGGTGATCTATATGAAGCATCTTAAGTTTTTCTATGGCGTCATATTCAATTTCCTGGTAGGATTTTTCGCCCAGTTTCTTGGCAGGGAGCATTACATTTTCCAATACGCTGAATTCGGAAAGCAGGTAGTGAAACTGGAAGACAAAACCGATATGCCTGTTCCTGATCCCGGAGAGTTTTTCATGTGATTGTCCCGTAACCAGTTCGTTATTAAAGTAGAGCACGCCCGTATAATCCGTATCCATGGTAGACAGGATATACAGGAGGGTGGATTTGCCTGAGCCCGACTTTCCCATGATACTGGCAAATTCCCCTCTTTTTATATCAAAACATATGTCTTTCAGGACGTGAAATGCCACCGGTTTCTTAAAATACTTATCGATATGATCTGCTTTTAGTACGATAGTCATGGTACGGGATTCAGGAACCTCTTATGATCTTTACAGGATCTATTTTTCTCGCTTTGTCTGCCGGAAGGTAGCCGGCTATAAAAGTGGAAAGCAAGGCAAAAGATAAACCGATAATGTAAAACCACGGGTTATAGTTAATAGGATAGGTAGTTATAGTGGGAAGGGCCTCGGTCTCAAAAGCTATACCGTCAATAAAACGGGAGAGTATAAAACCGACGAGCAGGCCCAGGATACCACCGGCCACGCCGATGATAATGGCCTGGCTTATAAAAATGAACTGCACATCACCACCGGAAAACCCGGTAGCTTTGAGAATGGCAATATCTTTCATTTTTTCGTAGATAAGCATATTGAGTATGTTGTAGATGCCGAATCCGGCTACGATTAAAAGAGTTACGGAAACGGAATAGGTAATGAGGTTGCGGATATCAGACCCTGTTTCAAACTGTGCATTGGCCTCGTTGATGTCCGTAGCCTTTACTTCGAACAGCTGTTTTAATTGTCGGGCCATCGCAGGGGCTTTATCTATATCGAAGAGCTTTACGTTAATGTCGGTAATGTAATTCCGGGGCTCTCCCAAAATACGCTGCACGGTTTTCAGGCCGGCAAAACCCTGAACATTGTCTATATCGGCAATACCGCTTTGATACAGCCCAACTATTTTTAGCGGAAAAACAGCTCCTTTTACTGTGCTCACCTGTATACGGTCGCCTGTGGAAAGCGACATTTTCCGGGCCAGCCCGGCGCCCAGCAGTATACCACTTTCATTATTGTCCAGGGCTTCGGGAGTTCCTTCTATAATATAATCCTGAATGTTGGAAAGGCGGACTTCTTCCATGATGTCGATCCCGGTGAGATTTCCTCCCAATTCTATGGAGCCGGAAAGGTAAAATATCTGGGCCCGGAGCTGGGGAGTAGCTCCTTTTACAGCAGGATCTTCTTTCAGATACTGTAAAATGGGATAGGCATTGTGAATCTTTTTCTGGCTTTGTCTGGGTTTTACGGAATGGACCACATGAAATGCGTTTTCCGGTTCCAGGTACAGGGTTACGGGCTGTTGTTCCGAGGGTTCTATTTCGTTGTAGAGATGTATATGAGGTGTCTGGTTCAGGATAAGGTCGTCCAGCATGCGGTTGAGCCCGGTCATAAAACTTACCAGTGTAATGTAAGCCCCTATACCGAAGGTAACCCCCAGGGATGCGGTGGTCGTCGATTTCATCCTGGTGAACAGGTGTGTACGGGCAATTTCCAGCAATACTTTCCAGCGGGTCATGGTTCCGGCTTTAACAGGGGAGTTTTTTCATCGATACCTTGCAGTATTTCCACACGATCCAGGTTCTGTAAACCCGTTGCAACTTTCACAAGGCCGTTTTCGGTAAGCACCTTGTCGTCTGCGCTCAGAAAAACTTTCGGAATGGTAAGCGCGTCTTCTTTTTGCGCAATAATAATATTACCTTCACCGGAAAGCCCCGGATAGAGCACCGGGGGCTGCTTTGTAAAGAGGGCTTCTACCTTAAAGGTTTGTGAACGTTCGTCCTTTTCGGGGTAGATCTTGTGAACAACTGCTTCGAAAACTTGTACTCCGTAAGCATCGAGAGTGACAAGCACTTTCTGTTCACTTTTTATTTTGACGATATCCACCTCGTCGATCAACATTTCTATTACAAAACTATCGGTACATCCTACGGCTCCCAAAGGTTCCAGGAGGGAGACGGTTTCTCCCGGGTTTTTGTACAGGGCGTATACCGTACCGTCGATTTTGCTTTTGACGGTGAAGTCGGTAGCGGCTATTTGAGAGGTCTTATAATTGTTTTCCGCCTGCTTTAACCGGGTTTCCAGTTCATTTTTAGTGCGGTCGTATTTATTGCGGAGCAGGGATAGGGTATTGCCCGATAGCTGATAAGCGAGTTTCCTGGTGTCGAATTCCGTTTCCGAACCTATTTTTTGCTTCCAAAGATTCTTCTGCCTGATGTAATTGACCGAATCGTTCCTGTAATTCATGGCAGCTGCGGTAACCTCATCCCGTATTTCATCCAGTACTGCTGCCCCGCCCTTGTAATTTTCCCGGGCGAGTTCAAGGGCCAGCCTGGCATTTTCCCGGTTGAGCTCTGGGGTAAGGTTAATGATCTGCACAAGAGGGTCTTCTTTATTTACCGGGTCGCCTTCTTCCACCAGGTTATAATCCAGGATGCCGCCTACGGCAGCATATATTTGATAGAGACTGTCGGGCTGAATGGTAACTGATGAGTACACAGACTCGGTTAACAGCATCCTTTCGGGGAAGACCTTTTCTTTGCGCTGACCGCACGAAAACCCCAGCAGGCCTGCCAGGCAAATTATCAGGCTTTTATACATCTTGCAACTTACATTATTGAAAAGGAAGCCTTCCTGTTAATGCTGTGCTTTGCCAGCCTGGCAAGTTCCTTGTCGGTATTTTCCTCTTCAGCAGAAAGCCCTTCGAGGCTAAAAGCAATTTCTTTCTGTCCGATTTCGCGGGCATACGATGCCAGCGATCCCAGGGATACGATGTTATTGTGACACAGTTGCTGCAAGGTGTTTACAATAACGGCATCACAAACAAAGGGATCCTTGCTCCGGTCTATCAGTTCTTCCGTTTGTGTTAAAATACATTCGCAGCAAGCACTTTTTTCTACCTCGTGCCTGATATCCATGGTATGGAAAACCTCCTGGAGAAAGTCACCGGTGTTTTTAGAGGACCGGAGTTTTTTTTGCACGAGTTCTTTTAACTCGGGGGTACTTATATTTTTTGCGATATAAGGTAATTCGGACTGTTCTCTCATGGCGGTGTCATATAATAGCAGGCTTTGCTGCACAAACAGCTCTCTCAGGTTTTCTATCGTGTTATTCATGGCAAATTATTTTTGATGATATAATTGATTATCAGTTAAGCGAGTTCCGTGTAAATATACCCCCGGACAGCGACCGGAAAAATGATTAATATCATGTGTACGGTAACTTTTTGTTGTGCCTGGACGGATCAGCATAACTGATTTTGGTCATTTCTTTTACTGTTTTCCGGGATTACTTTAGGGGGTGATTTACAGGGAAGATCACTTCTTAATAACAAATTTATAAACGTAAAAGAAACCGGTCATGAAAAAAATAATTTTAATTACCGCAGTCGTTGTTTTTACAGGCTGCTCTTCCGTGCGCCTGGTAGACAGCTGGCGCGATAATGTATATAGCGGGAAGATCCCGGAAAAGGTATTGGTGGTAGGAATTACCGATAATCTTACGGGGCGAAAAATTTACGAGGAACATTTGAAAGACGAATTTCAGGCCAGGGGGATCGATGCGGTGGAAAGCCATCGGGTTTTCAGTCCTTCCTTTATGCATTCCCGGCAGTCTGAAGCGGCTATCCGGGAAGAAGTAGACAAGTTTGCCGACAGCGGGTACGATGCTATTCTGGTATCTGTAGTAAAAGGGGTCAGTGAAGAAGTTTCCTATAGTAGGGGATATGCCAGAACAGATTATTTCTGGAGAAGATTCGGGGGGTATTATTTTGTGTACCAGGATATTTATTTTGATCCCGGTTATTACGACAGGTATAACATATACCATATAGAGGCTTCCCTGTACGACATAAAGGCTCCCGACAGTAAATCGCTGGTATGGGTGGCATCTTTCGACCTTGTGGACCCCGGGAGTATAAACAGGACCGTAAAAGACTATGTAAGGCGCATGACCAGGGAGC contains the following coding sequences:
- a CDS encoding YciE/YciF ferroxidase family protein, which translates into the protein MNNTIENLRELFVQQSLLLYDTAMREQSELPYIAKNISTPELKELVQKKLRSSKNTGDFLQEVFHTMDIRHEVEKSACCECILTQTEELIDRSKDPFVCDAVIVNTLQQLCHNNIVSLGSLASYAREIGQKEIAFSLEGLSAEEENTDKELARLAKHSINRKASFSIM
- a CDS encoding universal stress protein, with the protein product MKNIILPTDFSANAKNAANYAMALFKEEECKFIVLNAFGTDSATNSMLLQAAHPAYEAARANSQNSLKEFVEDLSSSDTGEYHSFETVSIYNYLARAVNELIKAHDIYMVVMGTQGATGAKERWFGSNTVTVMESGFKCPVLVIPESAGIKVPQEIVFTTSLKRPYRMRDIAPLTELAKKHKSIVRILHAQDKEPDEEQQHNKTVLTERLSGVEIFYHTLTNMNTEMAVQCFVESRGDIDMIAMVNRKHSLFNSMIRRPVARSLGYHTRIPLLVMNRL
- a CDS encoding efflux RND transporter periplasmic adaptor subunit, encoding MYKSLIICLAGLLGFSCGQRKEKVFPERMLLTESVYSSVTIQPDSLYQIYAAVGGILDYNLVEEGDPVNKEDPLVQIINLTPELNRENARLALELARENYKGGAAVLDEIRDEVTAAAMNYRNDSVNYIRQKNLWKQKIGSETEFDTRKLAYQLSGNTLSLLRNKYDRTKNELETRLKQAENNYKTSQIAATDFTVKSKIDGTVYALYKNPGETVSLLEPLGAVGCTDSFVIEMLIDEVDIVKIKSEQKVLVTLDAYGVQVFEAVVHKIYPEKDERSQTFKVEALFTKQPPVLYPGLSGEGNIIIAQKEDALTIPKVFLSADDKVLTENGLVKVATGLQNLDRVEILQGIDEKTPLLKPEP
- a CDS encoding DUF302 domain-containing protein — its product is MKYYYGRILEDISFDEAVKKVIEKLSEEGFGVLTTIDVKEIFRKKLEVDFRNYKILGACNPAFAYKALQEEDKIGVMLPCNVVVQEKTPGVVEIAVVDPVVSMQGIENVSLSVIAGEVRSKLRKVVDKL
- a CDS encoding ABC transporter ATP-binding protein, encoding MTIVLKADHIDKYFKKPVAFHVLKDICFDIKRGEFASIMGKSGSGKSTLLYILSTMDTDYTGVLYFNNELVTGQSHEKLSGIRNRHIGFVFQFHYLLSEFSVLENVMLPAKKLGEKSYQEIEYDAIEKLKMLHIDHLAKKRASQISGGEKQRVAIARALINNPSILMGDEPTGNLDSYNSENVFSIFKQLKEEQGLSLLVVTHDIDFAERTDRIIQLEDGRVVN
- a CDS encoding ABC transporter permease, which produces MTRWKVLLEIARTHLFTRMKSTTTASLGVTFGIGAYITLVSFMTGLNRMLDDLILNQTPHIHLYNEIEPSEQQPVTLYLEPENAFHVVHSVKPRQSQKKIHNAYPILQYLKEDPAVKGATPQLRAQIFYLSGSIELGGNLTGIDIMEEVRLSNIQDYIIEGTPEALDNNESGILLGAGLARKMSLSTGDRIQVSTVKGAVFPLKIVGLYQSGIADIDNVQGFAGLKTVQRILGEPRNYITDINVKLFDIDKAPAMARQLKQLFEVKATDINEANAQFETGSDIRNLITYSVSVTLLIVAGFGIYNILNMLIYEKMKDIAILKATGFSGGDVQFIFISQAIIIGVAGGILGLLVGFILSRFIDGIAFETEALPTITTYPINYNPWFYIIGLSFALLSTFIAGYLPADKARKIDPVKIIRGS